ATTATCCAAAATGTTAGGTAATTTAAAATCACCTATTACCTCTTTTGTTTTTATTTTAAAATCCCCAATCTATGGACTGGTGAATGTACTGGAACAGATAAGAAAACAAAAGGAAAATACTGATAAGTAAAAATATTTATTCTATTATTAATATTTAAACACAACACAAAGATGAGAGGAGGTGAAAGAATTGGCAGAAAAGCAAGAAGAAAAAGTAGAAATAAAACAAGGTGATGAAAAAAAAGAAGCTTCTCAGAGCAAACCAGAAGAAAAAAAAGAAAAAAAAGCTACCGAAAGCAGCACTGTTAAAGATATTATAGAGAAAGTAGAAAACCTAACTGTTTTGGAATTAGCTGACCTGGTGAAAGCTCTAGAAGATAAATTTGGTGTGAGTGCAGCAGTTCCTGTTGCAGCACAGGCGGCAGCACCTGCCCAAGGAGGAAATGCTGCTCAAGAAGAAGAAAAGACTGAGTTTGATGTTATTCTAAAAGACGTGGGCGCAAATAAGATTAAGGTTATCAAAGAAGTTAGAGCAGCAACCGGACTTGGTTTAAAAGAATCTAAAGATCTCGTTGAAGGAGCACCAAAACCAGTAAAAGAAAAAATTGAGAAGAAAGATGCCGATGCTCTAAAAGAAAAATTGGAAGCTGTTGGCGCAACTGTAGAAATAAAATAATAATATATTTAAAGAGTAGTAATGTTAAATGTCATTTTTATAATGATTAATTATTATTCAGTTAAAATAGTAAGAAGATACCCTGAATAAATATTTTGGGTATCTTCTTGACTTTTTATTATTATAATGTTAACATATTAATTTGCATATTAATTTAAAAAGGTTGGTGCTAAAAGTGCAGAATAAAAAATTAAAAATAATAGATTATTCAAAAATAGATAGTTTTATTGACCCACCTCACTTTCTTGATATTCAGAAAAATTCTTATAAGAAATTTTTACAGGAAGATATCCCTGCAGAAAAAAGACAAAATATAGGTTTGCACAAAGTATTTAGAGATGTATTTCCTATTCAAGATTTTACCGGAAATCTGATATTAGATTATGTTCATTATTCAATAAAAGATAACAAATATTCCCCCCTTGAATGCTGGGAGAGAGGTAGTACGTATTCTGCACCGTTAGAAGTAAGAATTAGCCTGGTAAATAAAAAGACAGGAGAAATAAAAGAGCAGGATGTTTTTATGGGTGAAATACCCTTAATGACTGAAAGTGGAAGTTTTATTATAAACGGAGCTGAAAGAGTTATCGTAAACCAGCTTATACGGTCTCCCGGTATTTACTATGGTATCGATGAATCCGGTACTAATAAATCATTATACAATTATAGAATTATTCCTAACCGTGGTTCCTGGTTAGAATTTGGTTTTGATACCAACAATATGATCTATGTTCGTATTGATAAAAAAAGAAAAATACCAGCCACTGCCCTGTTGAGGGCGTTAGGTTACGAGAGAAATGAAGATATTATGGAATTATTTGATAATTGCGAGATTATTCAGGAAACATTATCAAAAGACAATACCCATAGCAAAAGAGAAGCACTAATTGAAATATTTAGAAAATTAAGACCAAGCGAACCTCCCACCGACAGAAATACTCGACAACTTTTAGATAGATTGCTTTTTGATTCGAAGAGGTATGACTTGGCTGATGTTGGACGTTACAAAGTAAACCAGAAATTAAGTATTCAGAATAGAATATTAGATAGAACAACCTCCAAAGCAGTAGTCGATCCGGAAACCGGACGAACTTTGGTTAAGAAAAATACTCTTATTAATCAAAAAATAGCTGAGACAATAAGAAAATCGAATATTGAAAAAGTATATGTATTTAATAATAATGATGAGGAAATCGCAGTTTATAATGAGAAAATTGATACCAATGTCCTCTTGATTGACACAGATGAAGGCAGGATTGATGATAAGAATATAGGATTACAGTTAGTCGAGGATATTATAAATCATAAGTCAGGGGAAATAATAGCACAAAGTGGTCAGATTTTGGATGAGGAACTACTTCTAAAGATTAGCGAAATTAAACCAGACGTTTTAGTAAAAAAGGGAAATGCTTTATGTAAAGATGATATTATAGCCTCATTGAGATATTTGGTTAATCTCCACTATGGTATTGGCTATATTGATGATATTGACCATTTGGGAAACAGAAGAGTTAAGACTGTCGGAGATTTATTATTAGATCAATTTTATATTGGTTTAATTAGAATGGAAAGAGTTATTAAAGAGAGAATGACTATTCAACCAGATTTATCGGCTGTTACCCCGCAGGCATTAATAAATATACGACCCCTGGTAGCTTCTATTAAGCAATTTTTTGGAAGCAGCCAGTTGTCACAATTTATGGACCAGACAAATCCACTTTCAGAAATAACTCATAAAAGAAGATTATCGGCGCTTGGTCCGGGAGGATTAACCAGAGAAAGAGCAGGATTTGAAGTACGGGATGTTCACTATAGTCATTATGGCAGAATATGTCCTATAGAAACACCTGAAGGACCTAATATAGGCTTGATCGGATCATTAAGTATTTACGGAAGAATAAATGATTTTGGCTTTATTGAGACACCTTATCGGAAAGTAGAAAATGGAAAACTTACAGATACAATTATCTATCTTACTGCTGACGAAGAAGATCAATATAAGATTGCGCAGATTAATGTAAATATAGATAAAAATAATAAAATTACACAGGAAGACGTTCCATGTCGATACAGGGATGATTATTTGACAGTATCCCCAAAAGAAGTTGACTTTATCGATATAGCACCAAACCAGATGGCAAGTATTTCAGCCAGTTTAATTCCTTTTCTGGAGCATGATGATGCAAACAGGGCCTTAATGGGAACAAATATGCAGAGACAGTCTGTCCCGGTAATTAAAACGGAAATGCCTTTTGTTATGACAGGAATAGAAGAAAGAGTAGCTAAGGATTCGGGTACTATAATTTTAGCAGAAGAAGAAGGTGTTGTAGAAAAAGTAACCGGTGAAAAGATTGTCATAAAGGGTGATAGTGGTAATAAAAAAGAGTATTTTTTAAAAAAATTCCACAGGTCTAACCAGGGAACCTGTATTAACCAGACACCAATTGTTTCTGAAGGACAAAAAGTAAGCAAAGATACACCAATTGCTGATGGGCCTAACACAGACCAGGGTGCATTATCTTTAGGTAGAAATGTATTAGTAGCTTATATGGCCTGGGAAGGATATAATTTTGAAGATGCAATAATTATCAGTGATAAACTGGTTCAGAATGATGTTTTTACATCCATACATATTAGTGAACATGAATGTGATGCAAGAGATACCAAGTTAGGCCCTGAAGAGATAACTGCTGATATCCCAAATATCGGAGAGAATAATTTAGCTAATCTGGATGAGGATGGAATCATAAGAATAGGGACAGAAGTTGAGTCGGGGGACATATTGGTAGGAAAAGTAACCCCAAAGGGTGAAACTGAATTAGGACCTGAAGAAAGATTGCTAAGGGCTATTTTTGGTGAAAAAGCAAGAGAAGTGAGGGATACGTCATTACGGGTACCTCATGGTGATAGAGGAAAAGTAATTGATGTTAAGGTTTTCTCCAGGGAAAATGGTGATGAAATAGCACCTGGTGTAAATAAAATGGTACGGGTTTTTATTGCCCAGAAACGGAAAGTTTCCGAGGGAGATAAAATTTCTGGTAGACATGGTAATAAAGGAGTTATTGCAAAAATACTTCCAGTTAATGATATGCCGTTTTTGCCGGATGGTACTCCTGTCGATGTTATTCTTAACCCACTTGGGGTTCCTTCTAGAATGAACGTAGGACAGATACTTGAAATACATTTGGGATGGGTTGCAAAAGAACTTGGAATAAATATTGTAACCCCGGTATTCAATGGTGCCAAAGAAGAAGACATAGCAAAAGCTTTAGTTGATGCAGGTTTGCCAAAAGATGGGAAAAGTATTTTATATGATGGAAGAACTGGGTTGCCTTTTGATCAAAAGGTTACAGTCGGTTACAGCTATATTCTAAAATTAATACATTTAGTTGATGATAAAATTCACGCCAGGTCAACCGGACCTTATTCCCTTGTTACCCAACAACCGCTGGGTGGAAAAGCACAATTTGGAGGGCAAAGATTTGGCGAGATGGAAGTATGGGCACTGGAAGGATATGGGGCTGCTTATAATTTGCAGGAAATGCTAACAATAAAATCAGATGATGTTGCAGGAAGAATAAAAACCTATGAATCAATTGTTAAGGGTGAAAATATACCGGTACCCGGTATACCAGAGTCTTTTAAAGTTTTGATAAGAGAGCTCAGGAGTCTTTGTTTAAATGTAAAAGTATTAGACCGGGACGGCAAAGAGATAGAAATAAAAGAAGATTTAGAAGTCAAAGACAGAATAGATCAAGATTTTATGGACCACTTAACATAAAACATCAAGAAATAATTTATAGAATTTACCGCATATAGTCTTGTTAGCTGGGTATATATTTTAATACGGGGAGGTAATGTGGTTGGATATTCCAGAAAGAATTAATTCAATTACTATAGGATTAGCTTCAAATGAAGAAATTCGTAAATGGTCATATGGGGAAGTAAAAAAACCAGAGACCATCAATTATAGAACTTTAAAGCCGGAAAAAGACGGATTGTTTTGCGAACGCATTTTTGGACCTGTTAAGGACTGGGAATGTAGTTGCGGGAAATATAAGAGAATAAGGTATAAAGGTGTAATCTGTGATCGTTGTGGAGTAGAAGTAACAAAATCAATTACTCGCAGAGAAAGGATGGGCCATATTGAATTAGCTTGTCCGGTTTCACACGTATGGTATTTTAAGGGAATTCCTAGTCCACTGGCGTTATTACTTAATATATCACCCAGAAATCTCGAAAAAATACTCTATTTTGCACCTGATAGAAGAAGAGAGCAAATGTACGGTGTAAAACAGAACGAGGATGAGGATAATTTATATGTCAGTGATGTTATTTTGGAAACAGAATATAAGATACATCAGATGTATAAACCTGATTTTAAAGCTGAACCAATATACCGGATTAACCAACATAAAAAATTTCCTTATAAAGTGGGAGATATTATAGATGCAGAAAAATTGTCGGAATTACAGGATATATATGGGAAAATATATTTTACTGTAGAGAAATTAATTTCTGATGAACACAATGAAGAAATTGAAGAAGATGATGTAGATTACGAAGATACTGATGAAAAAGATATTGAAGCAGGCAATGAAGACAAACAGACTCAGGAAGAGGAAATAGCACCTAACCAGAGTGACTTAGATAACAATGATAATTTAGATTCTTTAGAATATAAAATTATAGAAATTGAAGGATTAATAGTTGAAAGCAAATTAAAAGCATTATTAGAAAAGGATGAAGGTATTTCCAAAAGAACTACTATGGCAAAGCAGACAATGGAGGAATCCTGTTATATTGTAATTCGTCCCGGTAGTACAAACTTAAAAACAGGAGACATTTTACTTGAATCAGAACAAAGACTGTTTTCTAATTATGATCCCGAGTTTTATGCTGGAATAGGGGCAGAGGCAATAAAGAATCTACTTAAAGAAATCAACCTCGATTCTCTAAATATGGAAATAAGGGAAGAATTAAAACATTCGACAGGTCAAAAAGCTAAAAAGATGATTAAAAGGTTGCAGATTGTCGAAGCCTTTAGAAAAAGTCACTGTAAACCGGAATGGATGGTCATGGATGTGTTACCTGTAATTCCTCCTGATTTAAGACCTATGGTTCAGTTGGAAGGTGGCCGTTTTGCAACTTCTGATCTCAATGATTTATACAGGAGAGTTATCAATCGAAATAACAGACTAAAGAGATTATTAGAGTTAGGGGCACCTGACATAATAATTAAAAATGAAAAAAGAATGTTACAGGAAGCAGTTGATGCTCTTATTGACAATGGTCGCAGGGGACATGCTGTACTGGGTGCGGGAAACAGACCATTGAAATCCTTGAGCGATTTATTAGAAGGGAAAAAAGGACGTTTTAGACAAAATTTATTAGGTAAGAGAGTAGATTATTCCGGACGTTCTGTAATTGTTGCTGGTCCAAAGTTAAAATTACATCAGTGTGGGCTTCCTAAGAAAATGGCATTAGAGCTATTTAAACCTTTTGTAATGCACCACTTAGTCAAAAGAGAGTTTGCTCATAACATTAAGACTGCTAAAAAATTAGTTGAACAGGAATCACCCGAAGTTTGGAATATTTTAGAGGAAATTATTTCCGAACATCCGGTTTTGCTGAATCGTGCTCCTACTTTACATCGTCTTGGGATTCAGGTTTTTAAACCTGTATTGGTAGAAGGAAATGCAATACAGCTTCACCCTCTTTCCTGTCCGGCTTTTAATGCTGATTTTGATGGAGACCAGATGGCAGTTCATGTTCCATTATCAACCGAGGCGCAAACAGAAGCAGAAACTTTAATGTTGTCTTCTCATAATATTTTGTCCCCGGCCAATGGTGCACCGATAGCACTACCTGCACAGGACATAGTATTGGGATGCTACTATCTAACGATGAAGGAAAAGGGGCAAAAAGGGGAAGGTATGCTATTTGCATCTCCTGAAGAAGCAATGAGAGCTGAGGAAGAAGGATA
The DNA window shown above is from Atribacterota bacterium and carries:
- the rplL gene encoding 50S ribosomal protein L7/L12, coding for MIEKVENLTVLELADLVKALEDKFGVSAAVPVAAQAAAPAQGGNAAQEEEKTEFDVILKDVGANKIKVIKEVRAATGLGLKESKDLVEGAPKPVKEKIEKKDADALKEKLEAVGATVEIK
- the rpoB gene encoding DNA-directed RNA polymerase subunit beta; this encodes MQNKKLKIIDYSKIDSFIDPPHFLDIQKNSYKKFLQEDIPAEKRQNIGLHKVFRDVFPIQDFTGNLILDYVHYSIKDNKYSPLECWERGSTYSAPLEVRISLVNKKTGEIKEQDVFMGEIPLMTESGSFIINGAERVIVNQLIRSPGIYYGIDESGTNKSLYNYRIIPNRGSWLEFGFDTNNMIYVRIDKKRKIPATALLRALGYERNEDIMELFDNCEIIQETLSKDNTHSKREALIEIFRKLRPSEPPTDRNTRQLLDRLLFDSKRYDLADVGRYKVNQKLSIQNRILDRTTSKAVVDPETGRTLVKKNTLINQKIAETIRKSNIEKVYVFNNNDEEIAVYNEKIDTNVLLIDTDEGRIDDKNIGLQLVEDIINHKSGEIIAQSGQILDEELLLKISEIKPDVLVKKGNALCKDDIIASLRYLVNLHYGIGYIDDIDHLGNRRVKTVGDLLLDQFYIGLIRMERVIKERMTIQPDLSAVTPQALINIRPLVASIKQFFGSSQLSQFMDQTNPLSEITHKRRLSALGPGGLTRERAGFEVRDVHYSHYGRICPIETPEGPNIGLIGSLSIYGRINDFGFIETPYRKVENGKLTDTIIYLTADEEDQYKIAQINVNIDKNNKITQEDVPCRYRDDYLTVSPKEVDFIDIAPNQMASISASLIPFLEHDDANRALMGTNMQRQSVPVIKTEMPFVMTGIEERVAKDSGTIILAEEEGVVEKVTGEKIVIKGDSGNKKEYFLKKFHRSNQGTCINQTPIVSEGQKVSKDTPIADGPNTDQGALSLGRNVLVAYMAWEGYNFEDAIIISDKLVQNDVFTSIHISEHECDARDTKLGPEEITADIPNIGENNLANLDEDGIIRIGTEVESGDILVGKVTPKGETELGPEERLLRAIFGEKAREVRDTSLRVPHGDRGKVIDVKVFSRENGDEIAPGVNKMVRVFIAQKRKVSEGDKISGRHGNKGVIAKILPVNDMPFLPDGTPVDVILNPLGVPSRMNVGQILEIHLGWVAKELGINIVTPVFNGAKEEDIAKALVDAGLPKDGKSILYDGRTGLPFDQKVTVGYSYILKLIHLVDDKIHARSTGPYSLVTQQPLGGKAQFGGQRFGEMEVWALEGYGAAYNLQEMLTIKSDDVAGRIKTYESIVKGENIPVPGIPESFKVLIRELRSLCLNVKVLDRDGKEIEIKEDLEVKDRIDQDFMDHLT